The following are from one region of the Indicator indicator isolate 239-I01 chromosome 14, UM_Iind_1.1, whole genome shotgun sequence genome:
- the TMEM213 gene encoding transmembrane protein 213: MKHFSRKPWAAFAVLFFTSVLRFSCSAAAEDDSNVSSPTLTTEYEAPCLNVNFCMQAAVCCPTSVDDYGWIAAAVGWSLWFLTLILLCVDKISKLRPDEPKYLVA; this comes from the exons ATGAAGCACTTCTCCCgcaagccctgggcagcctttgcaGTGCTCTTCTTCACCAGTGTGCTCCGGTTTTCCTGCTCAGCAG cagctgaagatgactCCAATGTTTCAAGTCCTACGCTCACAACTGAGTATGAAGCACCATGTCTTA ATGTGAACTTCTGCAtgcaagcagctgtgtgctgcccgACAAGCGTGGATGATTATGGATGGATCGCAGCGGCGGTCGGCTGGAGCCTCTGGTTTCTGACCCTCATCCTGCTCTGCGTGGACAAGATCTCAAAACTCCGCCCTGATGAACCCAAATATTTGGTGGCCTGA